The following proteins are encoded in a genomic region of Candidatus Manganitrophaceae bacterium:
- a CDS encoding Slp family lipoprotein, which yields MKTRWKTFPLFLFLVLWVAACGPKVIPKEFEEKIDKKLTFEEIQKNPDAYRGRSILIGGEIIETRNLKDKTEIEVLQKPLGSNRAPVPIDESNGRFILIHSSFLDPAVFRSGRRLTAVGTVQGGRDERFGEAERITPVLEDEHIHLWPPGQADREPSVGFSFGIGAVFGR from the coding sequence TTGAAAACCAGATGGAAAACCTTCCCTCTTTTTCTCTTTCTTGTGCTTTGGGTCGCTGCCTGCGGCCCAAAGGTCATTCCGAAAGAATTCGAAGAGAAGATCGACAAAAAGTTGACCTTTGAGGAAATCCAGAAAAATCCAGATGCCTATCGGGGGAGATCGATCTTAATCGGCGGAGAAATCATTGAGACCCGCAACTTGAAAGATAAAACGGAGATCGAGGTCCTTCAAAAACCGCTCGGGTCCAACCGGGCGCCTGTTCCGATCGATGAATCGAATGGGCGTTTTATTCTGATTCATTCTTCCTTTCTTGATCCCGCCGTTTTCAGAAGCGGCCGGCGCCTCACCGCAGTCGGCACCGTCCAGGGGGGGAGAGATGAACGATTCGGTGAGGCAGAAAGAATCACGCCGGTATTGGAGGATGAGCACATACACCTCTGGCCGCCGGGACAAGCAGACCGAGAACCCTCCGTTGGATTCAGCTTTGGTATCGGAGCTGTTTTTGGTCGGTAG
- a CDS encoding fibronectin type III domain-containing protein: MRRLFFILAILMSTMGISSISWALDWYMVLNFSTPDPFAPNGVFQSRLILGVDRTADDAFNNQWDTVAFPAGPLQTTFPHPEYMNSTSYTAGSEWLWQDIRSSNEPSHTWDIDVSSDRLGTDTILTWTLNASNNLCQHPIVRLTDTTRGVTTEISPGGGSYAFPNGVDPTRLVVNFIQGAAAPPPAPPLNLWSPRHGKETILLSWSNPNEPNLLGYHLFRRTSGQTAYTRITSLPITSLSFLDGNLSSGETYIYKATAVNSDGCSSGDSNEISVALN; this comes from the coding sequence ATGAGGCGACTTTTCTTTATCTTAGCGATTTTGATGAGCACGATGGGAATCTCTTCCATCAGCTGGGCCCTTGATTGGTATATGGTTCTAAATTTCTCGACCCCGGATCCTTTCGCACCCAATGGTGTATTTCAAAGCAGACTCATTTTGGGCGTCGATAGAACCGCTGATGATGCTTTCAATAATCAGTGGGACACCGTTGCTTTCCCTGCAGGTCCGCTACAAACGACATTTCCCCATCCGGAATATATGAATAGCACCAGCTATACGGCCGGAAGCGAATGGCTCTGGCAAGACATTCGAAGCAGCAACGAGCCCTCTCACACCTGGGATATCGATGTCTCCTCGGACCGCCTTGGAACCGACACGATACTCACCTGGACTCTCAATGCTTCTAACAACCTCTGCCAACATCCAATTGTACGGCTGACGGATACAACCCGCGGCGTCACAACCGAGATCTCTCCTGGAGGAGGCTCCTATGCTTTCCCGAACGGGGTCGATCCGACACGATTGGTTGTCAATTTTATACAAGGCGCCGCTGCGCCTCCGCCGGCGCCGCCATTAAATCTCTGGAGTCCGCGACACGGTAAAGAGACCATCCTTCTTTCCTGGTCGAACCCAAATGAACCAAATCTCCTTGGATATCATCTCTTCCGCCGGACATCTGGCCAAACGGCATATACTCGCATTACATCCTTGCCAATCACCTCACTTAGCTTTTTAGATGGAAATTTATCATCAGGAGAGACCTATATTTATAAGGCAACTGCAGTAAATTCGGATGGCTGCTCCAGCGGAGATTCCAATGAAATTTCAGTTGCATTAAATTGA
- a CDS encoding FIST C-terminal domain-containing protein — protein MQWASSLSQDRDVQSASKRLVQQIHAQIGKDPVDLAFLFTSSHFQHDDESILETITGSLQCRTLIGCSGGGIIGGGKEVEHRPAMALTVARLPGVEMTPFHLDSSDLPDLDASPKKWESCFGIAADRQPHFILFADPFSFEAEKGLIGLDFAYAAATKIGGLASGGSSAGQNGLFLNRTVYRSGLVGVALSGNVEIDTIVAQGCRPIGTPLPITQCNRNLLITLDHKPPIEVLQELYEQLSEEDQKLMQHSLFLGLAMTPFKDTLVRGDFLIRNLVGMDSKSGSLAVGALLREGQMVQFHLRDAETSAEDLKWYLTQYQIEGKARSARGALLFSCLGRGEHLYGESNHDSNLFHSQIGPLPLGGFFCNGEIGAVGGSTFLHGYTSCFGIFKGK, from the coding sequence ATGCAGTGGGCCTCTTCCCTGAGTCAAGACCGAGACGTCCAAAGCGCATCGAAACGACTTGTCCAACAGATCCACGCTCAAATCGGGAAAGACCCGGTTGATCTCGCCTTTCTCTTTACCTCCTCCCATTTTCAGCATGACGATGAGAGTATTCTCGAAACCATCACTGGATCATTACAGTGTCGAACATTAATCGGCTGCTCAGGCGGAGGGATTATCGGAGGAGGGAAAGAGGTTGAACACCGTCCGGCCATGGCGCTCACCGTCGCTCGCCTCCCGGGGGTCGAGATGACCCCTTTCCATTTAGACTCCTCAGACCTTCCGGATCTCGATGCAAGTCCCAAAAAGTGGGAAAGCTGCTTCGGGATCGCGGCTGACCGGCAACCTCATTTTATCCTCTTTGCAGATCCATTCTCATTCGAAGCGGAGAAAGGCCTCATCGGACTCGATTTCGCTTATGCGGCCGCGACCAAAATCGGCGGATTGGCAAGCGGAGGAAGCAGTGCAGGACAGAATGGGCTCTTTCTGAATAGAACGGTTTATCGGTCCGGCCTTGTCGGCGTTGCGCTGAGTGGAAATGTTGAAATCGATACCATCGTTGCGCAGGGCTGTCGACCGATCGGAACCCCGCTTCCGATCACACAATGTAACCGAAATCTCCTCATAACACTTGACCACAAGCCGCCGATTGAAGTGCTGCAGGAGCTCTATGAGCAACTCAGCGAGGAGGACCAAAAGTTAATGCAGCACTCCCTCTTTCTCGGGCTCGCGATGACGCCGTTTAAAGATACATTGGTGAGAGGCGACTTTCTGATCCGGAACCTGGTCGGGATGGATTCGAAGAGCGGAAGCCTTGCAGTGGGGGCCCTCCTTCGGGAAGGGCAGATGGTCCAGTTTCATTTACGGGATGCCGAGACTTCGGCCGAAGACCTAAAGTGGTATCTGACGCAATACCAAATAGAGGGCAAAGCGCGATCGGCAAGAGGGGCCCTCCTCTTCTCCTGCCTCGGTCGCGGCGAGCACTTATACGGCGAGTCGAATCACGACAGCAACCTGTTTCATTCTCAGATTGGTCCCCTTCCATTGGGAGGTTTCTTCTGTAATGGAGAGATCGGCGCCGTAGGGGGATCAACCTTCCTACATGGCTACACCAGCTGTTTCGGCATCTTTAAAGGAAAATAG
- a CDS encoding cytochrome c, translated as MSPLRILLTLLSMIIVMAGLIHIMTNAFVTSSSDDPMVSAFDLTRPRAPSDARALKNPIRLSGDAISNGKALYEGKGNCYVCHGMGGHGDGEAGVMLSPPPRNFTDPQFQRLRSDGELFWTIKYGIPDTGMFSYIPRYVTEEEAWMIIHYIRTLEGK; from the coding sequence ATGAGCCCACTTCGTATTCTATTGACGTTATTGTCGATGATTATTGTCATGGCCGGTCTCATCCATATTATGACGAATGCGTTCGTGACCTCTTCCAGTGATGATCCGATGGTCTCGGCCTTCGATCTAACCCGGCCCCGTGCGCCCTCGGATGCTCGAGCGCTTAAGAATCCGATTCGTCTCTCGGGAGATGCCATCTCGAATGGGAAGGCGCTCTATGAGGGAAAGGGAAACTGCTATGTCTGTCATGGTATGGGTGGACATGGCGATGGGGAGGCGGGGGTAATGCTGAGTCCTCCTCCGCGCAATTTTACAGATCCGCAATTCCAACGGCTTCGGAGCGATGGGGAGCTCTTCTGGACGATTAAGTATGGAATCCCCGATACGGGGATGTTTTCCTATATACCGCGTTATGTGACCGAAGAAGAAGCATGGATGATTATTCATTACATTCGGACGTTGGAAGGGAAATAG
- the tadA gene encoding Flp pilus assembly complex ATPase component TadA, with the protein MRPFAQRPPLGSLLVKRGKLTVQQVEQTLEEYNGRGMRLGEALIDKGLITEEDLAEALAEQYHLKYYPLDHFKIDTAYFKKIPVELMYRYPFVPYGEQEGRVIILISDPTKMAAMDELELILKEKITFGISTRTALVEVLKRSEGSGQVLQQIQADFRPVLIKEDDKGEEILSIEKVSKDSSPVIKLLDTLILNALHKRASDIHIEASENQVLMKYRIDGILYRAMDPLDIKFHSALITRIKVLSELDIAEKRIPQDGRFKMRLEARKVDFRVSILPSVFGEDVVIRILDKEYITAELNELRLDRLGFNEGDLRRFRKAIMEPYGMVLVTGPTGSGKTTSLYAALTEINTREDKIITIEDPVEYQLQDVVQIPVNEKKGLTFARGLRSILRHDPDKILVGEIRDAETAHIAIQSALTGHLVFTTVHANNAFDVIGRFVNMGIEPYNFVSSLNCILAQRLVRALCTACKEQSPLPPELLEISGLDPAEYRDRLFSLPKGCPECNGTGFKGRLAITEFLNLSDTIREMILERRPTSEVRRAALAEGMTTLRQAGMEKVLRDETTLKEINRVTFIQ; encoded by the coding sequence ATGAGACCTTTCGCACAACGTCCTCCCCTCGGCTCCTTGTTGGTAAAACGAGGAAAGCTGACCGTCCAGCAGGTGGAGCAGACGCTAGAGGAGTATAATGGCCGGGGGATGCGGCTGGGCGAAGCGTTGATTGATAAGGGGCTCATCACCGAAGAAGACCTCGCCGAGGCCCTCGCCGAGCAGTACCATCTGAAATATTATCCGCTCGATCATTTTAAAATCGACACCGCTTATTTCAAGAAGATCCCGGTAGAGCTGATGTATCGATATCCCTTTGTCCCTTACGGCGAGCAGGAGGGGAGGGTGATTATCCTCATCTCCGATCCGACGAAGATGGCGGCGATGGATGAGCTGGAGCTGATCTTAAAGGAGAAGATCACTTTCGGTATTAGCACGCGGACCGCCTTAGTAGAGGTGTTGAAGCGGAGCGAAGGCTCCGGCCAGGTTCTCCAGCAGATTCAGGCCGACTTCAGACCTGTTTTAATCAAAGAGGACGACAAAGGGGAAGAGATCCTCTCGATCGAAAAGGTGAGCAAAGACAGCAGCCCTGTCATTAAGCTGCTCGACACCTTAATCCTCAACGCGCTTCACAAGCGTGCGAGTGACATCCACATCGAGGCGAGTGAAAATCAGGTCTTGATGAAATACCGGATCGACGGCATCCTCTACCGCGCGATGGATCCGCTCGATATTAAATTCCATTCGGCGTTGATTACCCGGATCAAAGTCCTCTCTGAGCTCGACATCGCCGAGAAGCGAATACCGCAGGACGGCCGGTTCAAGATGCGGCTGGAGGCGCGGAAAGTCGACTTCCGCGTGTCGATCCTTCCGAGCGTCTTCGGGGAAGATGTCGTGATCCGAATTTTGGACAAGGAATATATTACCGCCGAACTGAATGAACTGCGTCTCGATCGGCTCGGCTTCAACGAGGGAGACCTGCGGAGATTCCGCAAAGCAATCATGGAGCCTTACGGGATGGTGTTGGTGACCGGGCCGACCGGAAGCGGAAAGACGACGAGCCTCTATGCGGCATTGACCGAGATCAACACCCGTGAGGACAAGATCATCACGATTGAAGATCCGGTCGAATATCAGTTGCAGGATGTGGTCCAGATCCCCGTCAATGAAAAGAAAGGGTTGACCTTTGCGCGCGGGCTTCGATCGATTCTGCGCCACGATCCCGATAAGATCCTGGTCGGAGAGATTCGGGATGCGGAGACCGCCCATATCGCCATTCAGTCGGCGCTGACCGGGCATCTGGTCTTTACTACGGTTCACGCGAACAATGCGTTCGATGTCATCGGACGGTTCGTCAACATGGGGATCGAGCCGTATAATTTCGTTTCCTCTCTGAATTGTATCTTGGCCCAGCGGTTGGTTCGTGCCCTCTGTACCGCTTGCAAAGAGCAGTCGCCGCTTCCTCCGGAGCTGCTGGAGATCTCCGGGCTTGATCCCGCGGAATACCGGGATCGGCTTTTCTCCCTTCCAAAGGGATGTCCGGAATGTAATGGGACCGGATTTAAAGGACGGCTGGCGATCACGGAATTCTTAAACCTCTCCGATACCATTCGGGAGATGATTCTGGAGCGGCGGCCGACCTCCGAGGTGCGGCGGGCCGCGTTGGCGGAGGGGATGACGACCCTTCGACAGGCCGGAATGGAGAAGGTGCTCCGCGATGAGACGACCCTGAAAGAGATCAACCGGGTGACGTTTATCCAATGA
- the pilO gene encoding type 4a pilus biogenesis protein PilO, translating to MISSGKWLMTHFGRSLLLLALLGGVFLFVHLGMVVPLQTEIDTKEAAWQAERPKISQLTLLKSAQQDLVLFRENLPKETALPELVSFISETAGSNRLSIPSISYQPEKVDVPGLMKVGIAFNVKGHYPDIRNFIYRLERSRHFLIIENLVLASAFKEGEAIQLQLRIAAYLREAGSDKSAHPAARGRSS from the coding sequence ATGATCTCTTCCGGTAAGTGGCTGATGACCCATTTTGGGCGCTCTCTTTTACTCCTCGCTTTGCTGGGGGGCGTCTTTCTCTTCGTCCACCTGGGGATGGTGGTGCCTCTTCAAACGGAGATTGACACAAAGGAAGCTGCATGGCAGGCTGAACGGCCTAAGATCAGCCAGTTGACCCTGCTGAAGTCGGCACAACAAGATCTGGTTCTCTTTCGTGAAAATCTTCCGAAGGAGACGGCCCTGCCCGAGCTGGTTTCCTTTATCTCAGAAACGGCCGGATCGAACCGCCTCTCGATCCCCTCCATCTCTTATCAGCCAGAGAAAGTCGATGTGCCGGGGCTGATGAAGGTGGGGATTGCTTTCAATGTAAAGGGCCACTATCCGGATATTCGAAATTTCATTTATCGCTTGGAAAGATCACGACACTTCTTAATCATTGAAAATCTGGTTCTAGCCTCTGCGTTCAAAGAGGGGGAAGCGATTCAGCTTCAGCTTCGGATCGCCGCCTATCTGCGCGAGGCCGGGTCTGATAAGAGTGCTCACCCGGCAGCCCGGGGGAGGTCTTCTTAA
- a CDS encoding PilN domain-containing protein, giving the protein MDRFTINLASGDFIKRRAVGIGLSLLALVLIFLIGLDVLQFFNLKESNAAFDLRIGRVLKEKQQLQGEIGKMGRNVSDDSEKSMQKEIRVANQLLKQRRFSWTTFLSDLEGRVPSKVSVTRVQPDFNSGLVVLGGVAPSLKEVTQFVGRLQSDPFEEVFLTEQGDLEKEGKKGVNFSIRFKYNSRREGK; this is encoded by the coding sequence TTGGATCGGTTTACCATTAATCTGGCATCGGGCGATTTCATCAAGAGAAGGGCGGTCGGCATCGGCCTCTCACTGCTTGCCCTGGTTTTGATTTTCCTGATCGGCCTCGACGTCCTCCAATTTTTTAATTTAAAGGAGAGTAACGCGGCTTTTGACCTTCGCATCGGGCGGGTGTTGAAGGAAAAACAACAGCTTCAAGGAGAGATCGGGAAAATGGGCCGAAATGTCTCCGATGATTCTGAGAAGTCGATGCAGAAGGAGATTCGGGTGGCCAACCAGCTCCTGAAACAGAGGCGCTTTTCTTGGACGACCTTCTTGTCGGATTTGGAGGGACGTGTTCCCTCAAAGGTCTCTGTCACCCGTGTTCAGCCCGATTTTAATAGCGGGCTGGTCGTTCTCGGAGGGGTGGCGCCTTCATTGAAAGAGGTTACCCAATTTGTCGGACGCCTTCAAAGCGATCCCTTCGAAGAGGTCTTCCTCACAGAACAGGGGGATCTCGAAAAAGAGGGGAAAAAAGGGGTGAATTTCTCCATCCGATTTAAGTACAATTCCAGAAGGGAAGGAAAATGA